Proteins from one Mycobacterium sp. SMC-2 genomic window:
- a CDS encoding histidine phosphatase family protein: MSGRLVLLRHGQSYSNVERRLDTRPPGAELTPLGRDQARAFARGAGRPAMLAHSVAIRASQTAGVIGGELEMAAVEVGGVHEVQVGRLENRSDDDAVAEFNAIYERWHHGDLDVPLPGGETGNDVLDRYVPVLTDLRLRFLDYHDWSGDIVVVSHGAAIRLAAAVLAGVDAGFALDNHLDNAESVVLAPITDGRWSCVRWGTLTPPFYPEPEATPIGDAVHSSTDPMG, encoded by the coding sequence ATGAGCGGCCGGCTGGTGCTCCTGCGGCACGGCCAGTCCTACAGCAACGTCGAGCGCAGGCTGGACACCCGGCCCCCCGGGGCGGAGCTGACACCGTTAGGCCGCGACCAGGCCCGCGCGTTCGCCCGCGGTGCAGGACGGCCCGCGATGCTGGCGCACTCGGTGGCGATACGCGCGTCGCAGACGGCCGGGGTCATCGGCGGCGAACTCGAGATGGCCGCCGTCGAGGTGGGTGGCGTTCACGAGGTCCAGGTCGGCAGGCTGGAGAACCGCAGCGACGACGACGCGGTCGCGGAATTCAACGCGATCTACGAGCGATGGCATCACGGTGATCTCGACGTCCCGCTGCCGGGCGGAGAAACCGGCAACGACGTGTTGGACCGCTACGTCCCGGTGCTCACCGACCTGCGCCTGCGCTTCCTGGACTACCACGACTGGAGCGGCGACATCGTCGTCGTCAGCCATGGTGCGGCGATCCGGCTCGCCGCGGCCGTGCTGGCCGGTGTGGACGCCGGCTTCGCGCTGGACAACCACCTCGACAACGCCGAATCGGTGGTGTTGGCGCCCATCACCGACGGGCGATGGAGCTGCGTGCGGTGGGGGACGCTGACGCCGCCGTTCTATCCCGAGCCGGAGGCCACTCCAATCGGGGATGCGGTGCACTCGAGCACCGACCCGATGGGCTGA
- the pheA gene encoding prephenate dehydratase has protein sequence MVRIAYLGPAGTFTEAALLQITAAGLIPDQGLEEVRRLPIDSTAAALDTVRDGGAEYACVPIENSIDGSVTPTLDSLAIGSPLQVFAETTLDVTFTIAVKPGRSAADVRTLAAFSVAAAQVRHWVADHLPEAELRPAYSNADAARQVAEGQADAAVTSPLAAAHWGLEALADGVVDEPNACTRFLLVGLPGPPPPRTGADRTAVVLRVDNAPGALLGALTEFGIRGIDLTRIESRPTRTALGTYVFFADCVGHIDDDAVAEALKALHRRCADVRYLGSWPTGSPAGALPPPADEAARWLARLREGKPETAAGGIEP, from the coding sequence GTGGTCCGCATCGCTTATCTCGGTCCGGCAGGGACCTTCACCGAGGCGGCGCTGTTGCAGATCACGGCCGCCGGCCTGATCCCCGATCAGGGCCTCGAGGAGGTCCGGCGATTGCCCATCGACAGCACCGCCGCGGCGCTGGACACCGTGCGCGATGGCGGTGCGGAATACGCCTGCGTTCCGATCGAGAACTCGATCGACGGGTCCGTGACCCCCACGCTGGACAGCCTGGCCATCGGCTCCCCGCTGCAAGTCTTCGCCGAGACGACCCTGGACGTCACGTTCACCATCGCCGTCAAACCCGGGCGCTCCGCGGCCGACGTGCGCACCCTGGCGGCGTTTTCGGTGGCGGCCGCGCAGGTGCGGCATTGGGTCGCCGACCACCTGCCCGAGGCTGAACTCCGGCCCGCGTACTCCAACGCCGACGCGGCGCGGCAGGTCGCCGAGGGCCAGGCGGACGCGGCGGTGACCTCGCCGCTGGCCGCCGCCCATTGGGGGCTGGAGGCGCTGGCCGACGGCGTGGTCGACGAACCGAACGCCTGCACCCGCTTCCTTCTGGTCGGGCTGCCGGGGCCGCCGCCCCCCCGCACCGGCGCCGACCGCACCGCCGTTGTGCTGCGCGTCGACAACGCGCCCGGTGCGCTGCTGGGCGCGCTGACGGAATTCGGGATCCGCGGCATCGACCTCACCCGGATCGAATCCCGCCCGACCCGGACGGCGCTGGGCACCTACGTGTTCTTCGCCGACTGTGTGGGCCACATCGACGACGACGCCGTTGCCGAGGCACTCAAAGCGCTGCACCGTCGTTGTGCGGATGTGCGATACCTGGGATCTTGGCCGACGGGCTCGCCCGCCGGGGCGCTGCCGCCGCCGGCCGACGAGGCCGCCCGCTGGCTGGCGCGGCTACGAGAAGGCAAACCGGAAACCGCGGCCGGGGGGATCGAGCCATGA